A single Aggregatilinea lenta DNA region contains:
- a CDS encoding SGNH/GDSL hydrolase family protein — MLKKAFYAAGCTALLLAALVWTLSAASLPATAQGDATEEPTLAPVADPVLGDFDPASVEDIDLSEIPILPEISTQARLVYEQGIAQGMNPAVFSKIGDCMTDTPYFLIDIGDGNYDLGEYAELQPVVDQYTASDLNPFNRKSQAAAGGFNTASLVDSMWANPEFCESGETPLSCEFRIAQPSVALIMFGTNDVQYLDASQFDYFLRTIVAEAIRNGTLPILSTFPTRPEFPEQTELFNKIVVKVAQDYDMPLINLSRVLADLPNEGVDPEDPTHMTTPEDEQVAHFTDEALQSGFSTRNLLTLQALDALMQAVSADEG; from the coding sequence ATGTTAAAAAAGGCGTTCTACGCTGCCGGATGTACCGCACTGCTGCTGGCCGCGCTGGTCTGGACGCTGAGTGCCGCCAGTCTGCCCGCCACCGCGCAGGGCGATGCCACCGAGGAACCGACGCTGGCCCCGGTTGCCGATCCGGTGCTGGGCGACTTCGATCCCGCCTCGGTCGAGGATATCGACCTGTCCGAGATCCCGATTCTGCCGGAGATCAGCACGCAGGCGCGGCTGGTCTACGAACAGGGCATCGCGCAGGGCATGAACCCCGCCGTGTTCTCGAAGATTGGCGACTGCATGACCGACACGCCGTACTTCCTGATCGACATCGGCGACGGCAACTATGACCTGGGCGAGTACGCCGAACTCCAGCCGGTGGTCGACCAGTACACCGCCAGCGACCTCAACCCCTTCAACCGCAAGAGTCAGGCGGCGGCAGGCGGCTTCAACACCGCCAGCCTCGTGGACAGCATGTGGGCCAACCCGGAATTCTGCGAATCGGGCGAGACGCCGCTGAGCTGCGAATTCCGCATCGCGCAGCCGAGCGTCGCGCTGATCATGTTCGGCACCAACGACGTGCAGTACCTGGACGCGTCGCAGTTCGATTACTTCCTGCGTACGATCGTGGCGGAGGCGATCCGCAACGGCACGCTACCAATCCTGAGCACGTTCCCGACCCGCCCGGAATTCCCGGAGCAGACGGAACTGTTCAACAAGATTGTTGTCAAAGTCGCGCAGGATTACGACATGCCGCTGATCAACCTGTCCCGCGTGCTGGCCGATCTGCCCAACGAAGGTGTCGATCCAGAGGATCCCACTCACATGACCACGCCGGAAGACGAGCAGGTCGCCCACTTCACCGACGAGGCGCTGCAATCGGGCTTCAGCACACGCAACCTGCTGACGCTCCAGGCGCTCGACGCGCTGATGCAGGCGGTCAGCGCGGACGAGGGGTAG
- a CDS encoding aspartate ammonia-lyase: MAEHQDFRTEKDSLGEIQVPAHALWGAQTQRAVQNFPISGMHPYPAFVWAQATIKRAAAQVNLALGQFKDRQIGDRTITGQQIAQAVMDAADEVIAGKWNDHFVVDPFQAGAGTSHNMNVNEVIANRANQMLGFEITDLAKPVSANDHVNMAQSTNDTIPTAIRLGCLWRLEELLDALADLQHAFEQKADEFDDVVKSGRTHLQDAVPVRLGQEFGAYAKAVERDTDKIELAAEGLRRLGIGGTATGTGLNAHPDYHRQMVRTLSDLTGLALYESDNLFESMQSMGDAVFFSGAIRTLAQDLARISNDIRLLSSGPSTGLDEIRLPAVQPGSSIMPGKVNPVLAEMMNMTMYHVMGNDFTVLMAGQAGQLELNVMMPIIAHNLFEMMHVTIGALKAYTTKMVAGIAANREKAEGWLAKNAILVTALNPIIGYLKGAEVAKKAMASNRSILDVVVELGYMTEDEAREALNPRAMTEGGIAEGA, encoded by the coding sequence ATGGCTGAGCATCAGGATTTCCGCACCGAAAAAGACTCTTTAGGCGAGATTCAGGTCCCGGCGCACGCCCTGTGGGGCGCGCAGACCCAGCGGGCCGTGCAGAACTTCCCGATCAGTGGCATGCACCCCTACCCGGCCTTCGTGTGGGCGCAGGCGACCATCAAGCGCGCCGCCGCCCAGGTCAACCTCGCGCTGGGGCAGTTCAAGGATCGCCAGATCGGTGACCGCACCATCACCGGGCAGCAGATCGCGCAGGCGGTCATGGACGCCGCCGACGAGGTGATCGCGGGCAAGTGGAACGATCACTTTGTGGTCGATCCGTTCCAGGCCGGAGCGGGCACCAGCCACAACATGAACGTCAACGAAGTGATCGCCAACCGCGCCAACCAGATGCTCGGCTTCGAGATCACCGATCTGGCCAAGCCGGTCAGCGCCAACGATCACGTCAACATGGCGCAGTCCACCAACGACACGATTCCGACCGCGATCCGGCTGGGCTGCCTGTGGCGGCTGGAAGAACTGCTCGACGCGCTGGCCGACTTGCAGCACGCCTTCGAGCAGAAGGCGGACGAGTTCGACGACGTGGTCAAGAGTGGCCGCACCCACTTGCAGGACGCGGTCCCCGTGCGGCTGGGGCAGGAGTTCGGCGCGTATGCGAAGGCCGTCGAACGCGACACGGACAAGATCGAACTGGCGGCGGAAGGGCTGCGGCGGCTGGGCATCGGCGGCACGGCGACCGGGACGGGCCTCAATGCCCACCCCGACTACCATCGCCAGATGGTCCGCACGCTGTCTGACCTGACCGGGCTGGCGCTCTATGAAAGCGACAACCTGTTCGAGTCGATGCAGTCGATGGGGGATGCGGTGTTCTTCTCCGGCGCGATCCGCACGCTGGCGCAGGACTTGGCGCGCATCTCCAACGACATCCGCCTGTTGAGCAGCGGCCCCTCGACCGGCCTGGACGAGATCCGCCTGCCCGCCGTGCAGCCGGGGTCGAGCATCATGCCGGGCAAGGTCAACCCTGTGCTGGCCGAGATGATGAACATGACCATGTATCACGTCATGGGTAATGACTTCACCGTGCTCATGGCCGGGCAGGCCGGGCAGCTGGAGCTGAACGTGATGATGCCCATCATCGCGCACAACCTGTTCGAGATGATGCACGTCACCATCGGCGCGCTGAAGGCCTATACCACCAAGATGGTCGCGGGCATCGCGGCCAACCGCGAAAAGGCCGAAGGCTGGCTGGCGAAGAACGCGATCCTCGTCACCGCGCTCAACCCGATCATCGGCTACCTGAAGGGCGCGGAAGTCGCCAAGAAGGCGATGGCGTCCAATCGCTCGATCCTCGACGTGGTGGTCGAGCTGGGCTACATGACCGAGGATGAAGCACGTGAGGCGCTCAACCCGCGCGCCATGACCGAGGGCGGCATCGCGGAAGGGGCATAG
- a CDS encoding SH3 domain-containing protein: MNLRKGLSVIGLAALLAAAALAAHVSLAPAPQAAAQGDESDQCMALVADALDAAQAACADVARGQACIGAPGVSVDGTGIETVSTDADATFTDLASLSTISTDPADPDAGAWGVAVLKLAADLPADSTESVTAILFGGAAMTRPSQDAAADTTSAGPTLTVSNGLNEPINLRGGAGTTYAMVAQVQPGETMTADGRNQAGDWVRVQYNGTTAWVFTRVISWDGDLTTLPVLAPDDVSSSAAVEEVSPFQVFALSGAASEACASADPGLLLQFTGEEPVSLVINGATVSFSDATLLVTASANGSLDVRVIGGSADVSAHGTTQNAPAGSAIAVSLAGEDGLNASGTPALQASYAFADVADAPLALLPSGMACVVGAPDGSTDIALRIGPGEQRGSITYMDPNRSYSALGWANDPDGAPWWELDTGDQTTWVAQSAVVTAGACAEVVEVEAPPMVFAAPSAPTGNDGELPMSNIEDLAPTGNSVWQMIPGSDNMSGDCSGAPAINFCDHLAAIQPAQGGIMWKGMEASPYYLQQLQANVYSYAGPNVIGTGTLSMTLTFTSADALKMTQTLTLASEPDCQHTYYYTGTRNW, from the coding sequence ATGAATTTGCGTAAGGGACTGAGTGTTATCGGATTGGCGGCGCTCCTGGCCGCTGCTGCCCTGGCCGCACACGTTTCACTCGCGCCCGCGCCGCAAGCTGCCGCGCAGGGCGACGAATCCGACCAATGTATGGCGCTGGTCGCGGATGCGCTCGACGCGGCGCAGGCCGCCTGCGCGGATGTCGCGCGCGGTCAGGCGTGCATCGGTGCGCCGGGCGTCAGCGTGGATGGCACGGGCATCGAGACCGTCTCGACCGACGCCGATGCCACCTTCACCGACCTCGCCTCGCTCAGCACGATCTCGACCGATCCCGCCGATCCTGACGCGGGCGCATGGGGTGTCGCGGTGCTCAAGCTGGCCGCCGACTTGCCCGCCGACAGCACCGAGTCCGTGACGGCGATCCTCTTCGGCGGCGCGGCGATGACCCGCCCGTCGCAGGATGCGGCTGCCGACACCACATCCGCTGGCCCCACCCTGACCGTCAGCAACGGCCTGAACGAGCCAATCAACCTGCGCGGCGGCGCGGGCACGACGTACGCGATGGTCGCCCAGGTGCAGCCCGGCGAGACGATGACCGCCGATGGCCGCAACCAGGCGGGCGACTGGGTCCGCGTGCAGTACAACGGCACGACCGCGTGGGTCTTCACGCGCGTGATCTCGTGGGACGGCGACCTGACGACGCTGCCCGTGCTGGCCCCCGACGATGTGTCGTCCAGCGCGGCAGTCGAAGAGGTCTCGCCCTTCCAGGTGTTCGCCCTCAGCGGCGCGGCGTCTGAAGCGTGCGCCTCAGCCGATCCCGGCCTGCTACTGCAATTCACGGGCGAGGAGCCGGTTTCCCTGGTGATCAACGGCGCGACCGTATCCTTCTCCGACGCGACGCTGCTGGTCACGGCCAGCGCAAACGGATCGCTCGACGTGCGCGTCATCGGCGGATCAGCGGATGTCTCGGCGCACGGCACGACGCAAAACGCGCCCGCAGGCAGCGCTATCGCCGTGTCACTGGCGGGCGAAGACGGCCTGAACGCGTCGGGTACGCCTGCGCTCCAGGCGTCGTACGCCTTCGCGGACGTGGCAGATGCCCCGCTGGCGCTGCTGCCGAGTGGCATGGCGTGCGTCGTGGGCGCGCCTGACGGCTCGACCGACATCGCGCTGCGCATCGGCCCCGGCGAGCAGCGCGGCTCGATCACCTACATGGACCCGAACCGGAGCTACAGCGCGCTAGGCTGGGCCAACGATCCCGACGGCGCGCCGTGGTGGGAACTCGATACAGGCGACCAGACGACCTGGGTCGCGCAGTCGGCAGTAGTGACCGCTGGCGCGTGCGCCGAAGTGGTGGAGGTCGAAGCGCCGCCGATGGTCTTCGCCGCGCCGTCCGCCCCCACCGGGAACGATGGTGAGCTGCCGATGAGCAACATCGAGGACCTCGCGCCGACGGGCAACTCCGTGTGGCAGATGATCCCCGGCTCGGACAACATGAGCGGCGACTGCTCCGGCGCGCCCGCGATCAACTTCTGCGACCACCTCGCGGCAATCCAGCCCGCGCAGGGCGGCATCATGTGGAAGGGCATGGAGGCCAGCCCCTACTACCTCCAACAGCTTCAGGCGAACGTGTACTCGTACGCCGGACCGAACGTGATCGGCACGGGCACGCTCAGCATGACGCTGACCTTCACCAGCGCCGACGCGCTGAAGATGACCCAGACGCTGACGCTCGCCAGCGAGCCGGACTGCCAGCACACCTACTACTACACCGGCACGCGCAACTGGTAA
- a CDS encoding OsmC family protein, protein MITISARVDNQHNQHDIVLQTNANTHSITIPPRSTGFGSSANGGELLFLALATCYCNDLYREAAKRGITVRAVHVEVSGGFDEAPGAEAENVTYRARVEAEASEAEILDLMRHTDTVAEVHNTLRTARGVTLAATEAVPVSAEA, encoded by the coding sequence ATGATCACGATCAGCGCTCGCGTCGACAACCAGCACAACCAGCACGACATTGTCCTTCAAACTAACGCCAACACACACTCGATCACCATTCCCCCGCGCAGCACCGGGTTTGGCTCCAGCGCCAACGGCGGGGAGCTGCTGTTCCTGGCGCTGGCGACCTGCTACTGCAACGATCTGTACCGCGAGGCGGCCAAGCGCGGCATCACCGTGCGCGCGGTGCACGTGGAGGTATCGGGCGGGTTTGACGAGGCACCGGGCGCAGAGGCGGAAAACGTCACCTACCGTGCGCGGGTGGAGGCGGAAGCCAGCGAAGCGGAGATTTTGGACCTGATGCGCCACACGGATACCGTGGCCGAGGTTCACAACACGCTGCGCACCGCGCGGGGCGTAACGCTAGCAGCCACCGAAGCGGTTCCCGTTTCAGCGGAAGCCTGA
- a CDS encoding ester cyclase codes for MNHRILLTFALGILLLAAAVLTALPTTTHAFSDEDDNRETILRIVNEGFNQGNVAVIDEVVAPDYVSYDPSGATEDRDAFKASILAFRAAMPDLNASADPIIAEDNWVAFRFTMTGTFQNALDMGDGAIPPTGQTVTFHSNIIARFNEDGLLVEEWDEFDFATFGAQLGLMDEGMTDDTGGEMMPTEAAMDGPDTGAGLDGDALVNERCTVCHSRDRIDAQDKDEAGWTATVDRMIGYGAQLNADERAAVIQYLVETH; via the coding sequence ATGAATCACCGTATCCTTTTGACGTTTGCCTTAGGTATTTTGCTGCTTGCCGCTGCGGTGCTGACCGCCCTGCCCACGACTACGCACGCCTTCAGCGACGAAGACGACAACCGCGAGACTATCCTGCGCATCGTCAACGAGGGCTTCAACCAGGGGAACGTGGCGGTTATCGACGAGGTAGTCGCGCCGGACTACGTGAGCTATGACCCCAGCGGCGCAACCGAGGACCGTGACGCGTTCAAGGCGTCGATCCTGGCGTTCCGTGCTGCCATGCCCGATCTCAACGCCAGCGCCGATCCGATCATCGCGGAGGACAACTGGGTCGCGTTCCGCTTCACCATGACGGGCACGTTCCAGAACGCGCTGGACATGGGCGACGGGGCCATCCCGCCGACGGGGCAGACCGTGACCTTCCACTCGAACATCATCGCGCGCTTCAACGAGGACGGGCTGCTGGTCGAGGAGTGGGACGAGTTCGACTTCGCGACCTTCGGCGCGCAGTTGGGCCTTATGGACGAGGGCATGACGGACGATACGGGCGGCGAGATGATGCCGACTGAGGCCGCGATGGACGGGCCGGACACCGGGGCGGGGCTGGATGGTGATGCGCTGGTGAACGAGCGCTGCACGGTCTGCCACAGCCGCGACCGCATCGACGCGCAGGATAAGGACGAAGCAGGCTGGACCGCAACGGTGGATCGCATGATCGGGTACGGCGCGCAGTTGAACGCGGACGAACGCGCCGCCGTGATCCAGTATCTGGTCGAGACGCACTAG
- a CDS encoding HAD-IIA family hydrolase, whose amino-acid sequence MSIDFSTLRGVISDLDGVLWRGSETLPHVPEFFAFLREHGIGYALATNNSMSTVGAYVEKLARVGVVAAREQIITSAVATAEYIVRHYAPGTPVYVVGQAGIREALAERGYPEDPAHAQIVVVGLDLDVTYEKLKRAALCIRAGADFIGTNGDRTFPLPEGLVPGNGSLLAAIQAATDRAPILIGKPEAAMFDVAREILGTQPDETLALGDRLDTDILGGQRAGLPTALVLTGITTAEEAGASSIQADGIFSDLAALQQAWSAALNV is encoded by the coding sequence ATGTCAATTGATTTTTCGACTCTACGAGGCGTCATTTCCGATCTGGATGGCGTGCTTTGGCGCGGCAGCGAGACGCTGCCCCACGTGCCGGAATTTTTCGCGTTTCTGCGCGAACACGGCATCGGTTATGCCCTGGCGACCAACAACAGCATGAGCACGGTAGGCGCGTACGTCGAGAAACTCGCCCGCGTTGGCGTCGTGGCTGCGCGCGAGCAGATCATCACGTCCGCAGTGGCCACCGCCGAATACATCGTGCGCCACTACGCGCCGGGCACCCCGGTCTATGTCGTCGGGCAGGCGGGCATCCGCGAAGCCCTGGCCGAGCGCGGCTACCCGGAAGATCCGGCCCACGCGCAGATCGTCGTCGTCGGGCTGGACCTGGACGTCACGTACGAGAAGCTGAAGCGCGCGGCGCTGTGCATTCGCGCCGGGGCGGACTTCATCGGCACCAACGGCGACCGCACCTTCCCCCTGCCGGAAGGACTCGTGCCCGGCAATGGCAGTCTGCTGGCGGCGATCCAGGCGGCTACCGACCGCGCGCCGATCCTGATCGGCAAGCCCGAAGCGGCCATGTTCGACGTGGCGCGCGAGATCCTGGGCACGCAGCCGGATGAAACGCTGGCGCTCGGCGACCGGCTGGACACAGACATCCTCGGCGGCCAGCGCGCCGGGCTGCCCACCGCCCTGGTGCTGACCGGCATCACCACCGCCGAAGAAGCCGGAGCCAGCAGCATCCAGGCTGATGGCATATTTTCCGATCTCGCCGCGCTCCAACAGGCATGGTCGGCGGCCCTTAACGTATAA
- a CDS encoding fasciclin domain-containing protein — protein sequence MRKYIIIVVLLALGAAFLLPAGAARAQSDEQDIVAIASSDPQFSTLVAALQAADLVETLQGEGPFTVFAPTNDAFAAALDALGMTADELLADTDTLTQILLYHVVPGAVTADQVVTLSSATTVQGSDLSIAVQDGTVVLNDSVNVVTTDIMASNGVIHVIDGVLLPPAAPVEATETAFGYLRVAHFSPDTPAVEVYVNGELSGIQALNFGDVSGWVELPAGQYELAVAPAGTSYVDAAIGPLNYDLQAGTWNTIAAVGSLDAGTLAVQVVQEDYSPIADGSARVTILHAIEDAPAVDILADGAPIVTGLAFGDDAATLDVPAGTYNLQVVPSGATEPVVLDLSGTELMPHTFYFVAATGTLDNPGVTVEAVEASLLADNTTGYPADDMSSDEMSEDASMGSIVDIAVADGRFTTLVAAVQAAGLANTLAGDGPFTVFAPTDDAFAAALDALGLTADELLADTDTLTSILLYHVADGTLTAADVAGMSSIPTLNGAAIAVDASSGVVLNDGQATVILADIMASNGVIHVIDGVLLPPSN from the coding sequence ATGCGTAAGTACATCATCATCGTTGTCCTCCTGGCACTGGGTGCCGCCTTCTTACTGCCCGCCGGGGCTGCCCGCGCCCAGAGCGACGAGCAGGACATCGTCGCCATTGCCAGCAGCGATCCGCAATTTAGCACGCTGGTGGCCGCTCTCCAGGCGGCAGACCTGGTCGAAACGCTCCAGGGCGAAGGACCGTTCACCGTTTTCGCACCGACCAATGACGCCTTTGCAGCCGCGCTCGACGCGTTGGGCATGACCGCAGACGAGCTGCTGGCCGACACGGACACGCTCACCCAGATCCTCCTCTACCATGTCGTGCCCGGTGCCGTCACTGCCGACCAGGTCGTGACGCTCAGCTCGGCCACGACAGTCCAGGGCAGCGATCTATCGATTGCCGTGCAAGATGGGACAGTCGTGCTCAACGACTCGGTGAACGTGGTTACTACCGACATCATGGCCTCGAACGGCGTGATCCACGTGATCGACGGCGTGCTGCTGCCGCCTGCAGCGCCGGTGGAAGCGACCGAAACCGCGTTTGGCTACCTGCGTGTCGCGCACTTCTCGCCCGACACCCCGGCAGTTGAGGTCTATGTCAACGGTGAGTTGAGCGGCATCCAGGCGCTGAACTTCGGTGACGTGAGCGGCTGGGTCGAGCTTCCGGCAGGCCAGTACGAACTCGCCGTTGCACCGGCAGGCACCTCCTACGTGGATGCTGCCATCGGCCCACTGAACTACGATCTGCAGGCCGGTACGTGGAACACCATCGCCGCCGTTGGCTCGCTGGACGCGGGCACGCTGGCGGTCCAGGTTGTGCAGGAAGACTACAGCCCCATCGCTGACGGCAGCGCCCGCGTGACAATCCTGCACGCTATCGAGGATGCGCCCGCGGTGGACATCCTGGCGGACGGCGCTCCGATTGTGACGGGCCTGGCCTTTGGTGACGACGCGGCGACGCTCGACGTCCCGGCGGGCACCTACAATCTGCAGGTGGTTCCCAGCGGCGCAACCGAGCCGGTGGTCCTCGACCTGTCCGGCACGGAACTGATGCCCCACACGTTCTACTTCGTGGCGGCCACTGGCACGCTGGATAACCCCGGCGTGACCGTGGAAGCGGTCGAAGCTTCCCTGCTGGCCGACAACACCACCGGTTACCCGGCGGACGACATGAGCAGCGATGAGATGTCCGAAGACGCGTCGATGGGCAGCATCGTGGACATCGCCGTGGCGGATGGGCGCTTCACGACCCTGGTCGCCGCCGTGCAGGCTGCCGGGCTGGCGAACACGCTGGCCGGCGACGGTCCCTTCACCGTGTTCGCCCCCACTGACGACGCGTTTGCCGCCGCGCTGGACGCCCTCGGCCTGACCGCCGACGAGCTGCTGGCCGATACGGACACGCTCACCAGCATCCTGCTCTACCATGTCGCGGACGGCACGCTGACCGCAGCGGATGTGGCGGGTATGAGCAGCATTCCCACGCTGAACGGCGCAGCCATCGCCGTGGATGCCAGCAGTGGCGTGGTCCTGAACGACGGCCAGGCAACGGTGATCCTCGCGGACATCATGGCCTCGAACGGCGTGATCCACGTCATTGACGGCGTGCTGCTGCCGCCCAGCAACTAA
- a CDS encoding uroporphyrinogen decarboxylase family protein, translating to MNIRQQLDAFWAGDRPAQIPYTCYYHKLPQPLDHPALQQMFRDGLGATCFIPTWEITYRDVDLRDETTVAEGRELRRQTWRTPIGEIYGTWIDGWQRKFFLETPDDYRVMTFIAQHTEIAPAYESYLAQEAALPDYAVAVPRMGRTPLQTILVDYTGLENFAWHLYEYEDEVRTLYDALLAVFRRHVEIVAGGPGRYINLVENFTAETLGPRRYEEFLLPVYESCFGLLHDAGKIVGCHYDGKTASCRDVIARAPVDLIESITPPPEGDQTLAEARAAWPDKLFWSNINLGCYDLPAADLRRVILERIEQAAPDGRMLAFEISEQLPARWRESIPVILEAIKEARTVAV from the coding sequence ATGAACATCCGCCAACAGCTCGACGCGTTTTGGGCCGGGGACCGGCCCGCCCAGATCCCCTACACCTGTTACTACCATAAGCTCCCGCAGCCGCTGGATCACCCGGCACTTCAGCAGATGTTCCGCGACGGCCTGGGCGCGACCTGCTTCATCCCCACCTGGGAGATTACGTACCGCGACGTGGACCTGCGCGACGAAACGACCGTTGCGGAGGGCCGCGAGCTGCGGCGGCAGACGTGGCGCACGCCGATCGGGGAGATTTACGGCACGTGGATCGATGGCTGGCAGCGCAAGTTCTTCCTGGAAACGCCCGACGACTACCGCGTGATGACCTTCATCGCGCAGCACACCGAGATCGCCCCGGCCTATGAGTCCTATCTGGCGCAGGAAGCCGCCCTGCCTGACTATGCGGTGGCCGTGCCGCGCATGGGCCGCACGCCGCTGCAAACGATCCTCGTGGATTATACCGGGCTGGAAAACTTCGCGTGGCACCTGTACGAGTACGAAGACGAGGTGCGCACGCTCTACGACGCACTGCTGGCCGTCTTCCGCCGCCACGTCGAGATCGTCGCGGGAGGACCGGGGCGCTACATCAACCTCGTGGAGAACTTCACCGCCGAGACATTAGGCCCGCGCCGCTACGAGGAATTTTTGCTGCCCGTCTACGAGAGCTGCTTCGGCCTGCTGCACGATGCGGGCAAGATCGTCGGCTGCCACTACGACGGCAAAACCGCCTCGTGCCGCGACGTCATCGCCCGTGCGCCGGTGGACCTGATCGAATCGATCACGCCGCCGCCCGAAGGCGATCAAACGCTGGCCGAGGCGCGGGCCGCGTGGCCCGACAAGCTGTTCTGGTCGAATATCAACCTGGGCTGCTACGACCTGCCCGCCGCCGACCTCAGGCGCGTTATCCTGGAGCGCATCGAGCAGGCCGCGCCGGACGGGCGCATGCTGGCCTTCGAGATCAGCGAGCAGCTCCCGGCGCGCTGGCGCGAGTCGATCCCGGTGATTCTGGAAGCGATCAAAGAAGCGCGCACGGTGGCCGTGTAA
- a CDS encoding ZIP family metal transporter, whose product MDAIGFNDLHPVLQALLATGFTWGMTALGAATVFLTRTVSRKLLDTMLGFAAGVMMAASFWSLLAPAIEMADEVSPLPMWLPPLIGFLAGGVMLRGLDLVLPHMHLDAPEGAAEGLHTTWRRSVLLVLAITLHNIPEGLAVGVAFGAAAAGLSSATVAGAIALAIGVGIQNFPEGLAVSMPLRGEGLSRLRSFWYGQLSALVEPVAGLIGAAAVIVARPILPYALAFAAGAMIFVVVEEVVPESQSNGNKDIATMGAMIGFAVMMVLDVALG is encoded by the coding sequence GTGGACGCCATCGGATTCAATGACCTGCATCCTGTTTTGCAGGCCCTACTCGCGACGGGCTTCACCTGGGGCATGACCGCCCTGGGTGCGGCGACCGTCTTTCTGACCCGCACTGTCAGCCGCAAGCTGCTGGACACAATGCTCGGCTTTGCGGCGGGCGTGATGATGGCCGCCAGCTTCTGGTCGCTGCTGGCCCCCGCCATCGAAATGGCCGACGAAGTCTCCCCACTGCCGATGTGGCTCCCGCCGCTGATCGGTTTCCTGGCGGGCGGCGTCATGCTGCGCGGCCTGGACCTCGTGCTGCCGCACATGCACCTCGACGCGCCCGAGGGCGCCGCGGAAGGGCTGCACACCACCTGGCGGCGATCCGTGCTGCTGGTGCTGGCGATCACGCTGCACAATATTCCCGAGGGACTGGCGGTGGGCGTGGCGTTCGGCGCGGCAGCGGCAGGGCTGTCCTCGGCGACCGTAGCCGGTGCCATTGCGCTGGCGATTGGCGTCGGCATTCAGAATTTCCCCGAAGGGCTGGCCGTCTCGATGCCACTGCGCGGCGAGGGTCTGTCGCGGCTGCGCAGCTTCTGGTATGGGCAGCTTTCGGCGCTGGTCGAGCCGGTCGCCGGGCTGATCGGCGCGGCGGCGGTAATCGTGGCGCGCCCGATTCTGCCGTACGCGCTGGCGTTCGCGGCGGGCGCGATGATTTTCGTGGTGGTCGAAGAAGTCGTGCCCGAATCGCAATCGAACGGCAACAAAGATATCGCCACGATGGGCGCCATGATCGGCTTCGCGGTGATGATGGTGCTCGACGTGGCGCTGGGCTAG
- a CDS encoding AAA family ATPase — protein MQDRPDPGLRISVIGTTGSGKTTFAHALAQRLDLPHVELDALHWGPDWTETPRDEFRARVAAALSAERWVTDGNYSKARDVIWSRAQTLVWLDYPLRIAFWRLLRRTLRRTITREELWNGNRETWRGAFFSRDSLLLYQLRTYRRRRRDYPILLTQPEYAHLTLVRLRSPREADRWLAQV, from the coding sequence GTGCAGGACAGGCCCGATCCCGGTCTGCGCATCAGCGTGATCGGCACGACCGGCTCCGGCAAGACCACCTTCGCCCACGCCCTGGCGCAGCGGCTCGACCTGCCGCACGTGGAACTGGACGCGCTGCATTGGGGGCCGGATTGGACCGAGACACCCAGAGACGAGTTCCGGGCGCGCGTCGCGGCGGCGCTCAGCGCCGAGCGGTGGGTCACGGACGGCAACTACAGCAAGGCCCGCGACGTGATCTGGAGCCGGGCGCAGACGCTGGTCTGGCTCGATTACCCGCTGCGGATCGCATTCTGGCGGCTGCTGCGGCGCACGCTGCGCCGAACTATCACTCGCGAAGAGTTGTGGAACGGCAACCGCGAAACGTGGCGCGGCGCGTTCTTCAGCCGCGACTCGCTGCTGCTCTACCAACTGCGCACCTATCGCCGCCGCCGCCGGGATTACCCGATCCTGCTGACGCAGCCGGAGTACGCGCACCTGACGTTGGTGCGGCTGCGCTCCCCGCGCGAGGCGGACCGGTGGTTGGCGCAGGTGTAG
- a CDS encoding nuclear transport factor 2 family protein, with translation MRRILSLILLMVIFVLAAAACAGEGDPADSVESYIKAKAEADGDELASLACNDFEAQAAQDALSFRSVKAEVEDLSCKKSGGDGDDALVTCTGQIVAEYDGETRSQDLSETTYRVVKEDGKWKVCGAE, from the coding sequence ATGCGCCGCATCCTCTCGCTGATCCTGCTCATGGTGATTTTCGTCCTCGCTGCCGCCGCGTGCGCGGGTGAGGGCGACCCGGCGGACAGCGTCGAGTCCTATATCAAGGCGAAAGCCGAGGCCGATGGCGACGAACTGGCGAGCCTGGCCTGCAACGACTTTGAAGCGCAGGCTGCGCAGGACGCGCTCTCGTTCCGCTCGGTCAAGGCCGAAGTCGAGGACCTGTCGTGCAAGAAGTCCGGCGGCGACGGCGACGACGCGCTGGTGACCTGCACCGGGCAGATCGTGGCCGAGTATGACGGCGAAACGCGCAGCCAGGACCTCAGCGAAACCACGTACCGGGTCGTCAAAGAGGACGGTAAGTGGAAGGTCTGCGGCGCGGAATAG